A single region of the Manihot esculenta cultivar AM560-2 chromosome 12, M.esculenta_v8, whole genome shotgun sequence genome encodes:
- the LOC110628516 gene encoding glycine-rich domain-containing protein 1 isoform X2, giving the protein MEMEQELEWLEAQKIAISVDLLAAAKQQLQFLAAVDKNRWLYEGPTLECAIYRYNVCWLPLLAKHSESPVFEGPLVVPLDCEWVWHCHRLNPVRYKNDCEELFGRILDYSNVASSVEGGICIRQSQEIWNKLYPDEPYDFDLTRALSTGPNWKFFPVEKYTKYDLVSAVKRQSPFYYQVCRPHINNNVFLEEAAARYKGFLYLIKRNMERSIKRFCVPTYDIDLIWHTHQLHPISYCKDLSRAVGKILEHDDMDSDRTKGKKLDTGFSGTTKQWEETFGTRYWKAGAMYRGGMPSPVTKIPLLPNLLRKDMLASNECQKMIQLPEVKIVEVLLEFVGVKNLPEGHKGCHFVRFSKEQPDVFFNDKQKLTILSESKEKQVVSLQCEPKGKLIFELISHSPSDFLVKEAFKTIGTASLSLQDFLNPVSKLAVEKWVELQPSSGNLSSKPICLRIAVSCTVPIQAPYLLRMVPSQSLPLRVQHAKIWTHITDENDSEIISLQMRDSTNAKTTDKSILKKQVVGAMKSGETRDLAEFMRTHWSLIDSQWCLSFKRKSDEDGHFCELIGSRMVKIFHGRKLDFERKHCEKQRNERDFFTAVEFSAEYPYGKAVALFDLKSAAVKVKEEWLVLPAIISAFILADIFNNKGYGGFMVNGENLEELDGNVEKVNGFHVEAKQIKQSTSIERKLVLDVEASKCGGCGGGCGGGCGNMVKSGGCGGGCGGGCGNMVKGGGCGGGCGGGCGNMIKSGGCGGGCGGCGGGCGGCGSMVKSGGCGGCGSMVKSGGCGGCGNMIKGDGDGFGVGDMVENRTSHETNVGHSHIDSSPRESPTYISEAIAA; this is encoded by the exons ATGGAGATGGAACAAGAGTTAGAGTGGCTTGAAGCACAAAAGATAGCGATAAGTGTGGACCTTTTGGCCGCAGCCAAGCAGCAGCTTCAGTTCCTTGCAGCTGTTGATAAGAATCGTTGGCTTTATGAAGGACCTACTCTTGAATGTGCCATCTACAG ATACAATGTTTGTTGGCTTCCATTGCTTGCCAAACACTCAGAGTCACCAGTTTTTGAAGGGCCACTGGTTGTACCTCTTGATTGTGAATGGGTTTGGCATTGTCACAGGCTCAATCCA GTAAGATACAAAAATGACTGTGAGGAGCTTTTTGGAAGGATCCTAGACTATTCTAATGTTGCATCTTCTGTTGAAGGGGGAATTTGCATCAGGCAATCTCAAGAAATTTGGAATAAGTTGTACCCAGATGAACCTTATGACTTTGACTTGACAAGAGCTTTGTCCACAGGCCCCAATTGGAAGTTTTTCCCAGTAGAGAAATACACCAAATATGATTTGGTTTCAGCAGTGAAAAGACAGAGTCCTTTCTATTATCAG GTATGCAGACCCCATATCAACAACAATGTTTTTCTTGAAGAAGCTGCAGCCAGATATAAAGGGTTTCTGTATCTAATTAAGAGAAATATGGAACGGTCGATAAAACGCTTTTGTGTTCCAACTTATGACATTGATCTTATTTGGCACACTCACCAGTTGCATCCAATTTCTTATTGTAAAGATTTGAGTAGAGCAGTTGGCAAGATATTGGAGCATGATGACATGGATTCAGACAGGACTAAAGGAAAGAAGTTGGACACTGGATTTTCTGGAACTACTAAGCAGTGGGAAGAGACATTTGGCACAAGGTATTGGAAGGCAGGTGCAATGTATAGAGGCGGGATGCCATCTCCTGTCACAAAGATTCCACTCCTGCCAAATCTCTTGAGAAAAGATATGTTAGCATCAAATGAATGTCAAAAGATGATTCAACTTCCAGAGGTGAAGATTGTTGAG GTCCTTTTGGAGTTTGTGGGTGTTAAAAACTTACCAGAGGGACACAAGGGATGCCACTTTGTCAGATTCAGTAAAGAGCAGCCAGATGTATTCTTCAATGATAAGCAAAAACTAACTATTCTGTCAGAATCTAAAGAAAAACAGGTTGTTTCTTTACAGTGTGAACCTAAGGGAAAGCTGATCTTTGAACTTATTTCACATTCACCTTCTGATTTTCTCGTAAAGGAGGCATTTAAGACAATAGGTACTGCTTCATTATCTTTACAAGACTTTCTGAACCCAGTTTCTAAGCTTGCTGTCGAAAAATGGGTAGAATTGCAGCCAAGTTCTGGCAATTTGAGTTCAAAGCCAATCTGCCTGCGAATTGCTGTCTCATGTACTGTTCCCATCCAAGCACCATATTTGCTGCGCATGGTTCCCTCACAGTCACTACCTTTAAGGGTTCAGCATGCTAAAATCTGGACTCACATCACTGATGAAAATGATAGTGAGATCATCAGCCTGCAAATGAG GGACTCAACAAATGCAAAGACAACAGACAAGAGCATACTCAAGAAGCAAGTAGTAGGTGCTATGAAATCTGGTGAGACACGTGATCTCGCAGAGTTTATGAGGACCCATTGGTCTTTAATTGATTCTCAGTGGTGCCttagttttaaaagaaaatctgATGAAGATGGTCATTTCTGTGAGCTCATTGGCAGTAGGATG GTAAAAATCTTTCATGGCAGAAAACTGGATTTTGAGCGCAAACACTGTGAGAAGCAAAGAAATGAACGAGATTTTTTTACTGCAGTTGAATTTTCTGCAGAGTATCCTTATGGCAAAGCAGTAGCATTGTTCGACTTGAAGTCTGCCGCTGTCAAG GTGAAAGAAGAGTGGTTGGTGTTGCCTGCAATCATTTCAGCTTTTATACTTGCTgatatttttaacaataaagGGTATGGAGGCTTCATGGTTAATGGTGAAAATTTGGAGGAGTTGGATGGTAATGTGGAAAAGGTTAATGGGTTCCATGTGGAAGCCAAACAAATCAAGCAGTCTACTTCTATAGAACGTAAACTGGTGTTGGATGTGGAGGCATCAAAGTGTGGAGGCTGTGGTGGCGGCTGTGGTGGTGGATGCGGGAACATGGTAAAAAGTGGAGGCTGTGGTGGCGGCTGTGGTGGTGGATGCGGGAACATGGTAAAAGGTGGAGGCTGTGGAGGCGGCTGTGGTGGTGGATGTGGGAACATGATAAAGAGTGGAGGCTGTGGAGGTGGTTGTGGAGGCTGCGGTG GCGGCTGTGGTGGATGTGGAAGCATGGTGAAGAGTGGTGGCTGTGGTGGATGTGGAAGCATGGTGAAGAGTGGTGGCTGTGGTGGATGTGGAAACATGATCAAGGGCGATGGTGATGGGTTTGGAGTTGGAGATATGGTGGAGAATAGAACATCACATGAAACCAATGTTGGTCACTCCCACATTGATTCTTCACCCAGAGAATCACCCACCTATATAAGTGAAGCAATAGCCGCATGA
- the LOC110628516 gene encoding glycine-rich domain-containing protein 1 isoform X1, which yields MEMEQELEWLEAQKIAISVDLLAAAKQQLQFLAAVDKNRWLYEGPTLECAIYRYNVCWLPLLAKHSESPVFEGPLVVPLDCEWVWHCHRLNPVRYKNDCEELFGRILDYSNVASSVEGGICIRQSQEIWNKLYPDEPYDFDLTRALSTGPNWKFFPVEKYTKYDLVSAVKRQSPFYYQVCRPHINNNVFLEEAAARYKGFLYLIKRNMERSIKRFCVPTYDIDLIWHTHQLHPISYCKDLSRAVGKILEHDDMDSDRTKGKKLDTGFSGTTKQWEETFGTRYWKAGAMYRGGMPSPVTKIPLLPNLLRKDMLASNECQKMIQLPEVKIVEVLLEFVGVKNLPEGHKGCHFVRFSKEQPDVFFNDKQKLTILSESKEKQVVSLQCEPKGKLIFELISHSPSDFLVKEAFKTIGTASLSLQDFLNPVSKLAVEKWVELQPSSGNLSSKPICLRIAVSCTVPIQAPYLLRMVPSQSLPLRVQHAKIWTHITDENDSEIISLQMRDSTNAKTTDKSILKKQVVGAMKSGETRDLAEFMRTHWSLIDSQWCLSFKRKSDEDGHFCELIGSRMVKIFHGRKLDFERKHCEKQRNERDFFTAVEFSAEYPYGKAVALFDLKSAAVKVKEEWLVLPAIISAFILADIFNNKGYGGFMVNGENLEELDGNVEKVNGFHVEAKQIKQSTSIERKLVLDVEASKCGGCGGGCGGGCGNMVKSGGCGGGCGGGCGNMVKGGGCGGGCGGGCGNMIKSGGCGGGCGGCGGGGCGGCGSMVKSGGCGGCGSMVKSGGCGGCGSMVKSGGCGGCGSMVKSGGCGGCGNMIKGDGDGFGVGDMVENRTSHETNVGHSHIDSSPRESPTYISEAIAA from the exons ATGGAGATGGAACAAGAGTTAGAGTGGCTTGAAGCACAAAAGATAGCGATAAGTGTGGACCTTTTGGCCGCAGCCAAGCAGCAGCTTCAGTTCCTTGCAGCTGTTGATAAGAATCGTTGGCTTTATGAAGGACCTACTCTTGAATGTGCCATCTACAG ATACAATGTTTGTTGGCTTCCATTGCTTGCCAAACACTCAGAGTCACCAGTTTTTGAAGGGCCACTGGTTGTACCTCTTGATTGTGAATGGGTTTGGCATTGTCACAGGCTCAATCCA GTAAGATACAAAAATGACTGTGAGGAGCTTTTTGGAAGGATCCTAGACTATTCTAATGTTGCATCTTCTGTTGAAGGGGGAATTTGCATCAGGCAATCTCAAGAAATTTGGAATAAGTTGTACCCAGATGAACCTTATGACTTTGACTTGACAAGAGCTTTGTCCACAGGCCCCAATTGGAAGTTTTTCCCAGTAGAGAAATACACCAAATATGATTTGGTTTCAGCAGTGAAAAGACAGAGTCCTTTCTATTATCAG GTATGCAGACCCCATATCAACAACAATGTTTTTCTTGAAGAAGCTGCAGCCAGATATAAAGGGTTTCTGTATCTAATTAAGAGAAATATGGAACGGTCGATAAAACGCTTTTGTGTTCCAACTTATGACATTGATCTTATTTGGCACACTCACCAGTTGCATCCAATTTCTTATTGTAAAGATTTGAGTAGAGCAGTTGGCAAGATATTGGAGCATGATGACATGGATTCAGACAGGACTAAAGGAAAGAAGTTGGACACTGGATTTTCTGGAACTACTAAGCAGTGGGAAGAGACATTTGGCACAAGGTATTGGAAGGCAGGTGCAATGTATAGAGGCGGGATGCCATCTCCTGTCACAAAGATTCCACTCCTGCCAAATCTCTTGAGAAAAGATATGTTAGCATCAAATGAATGTCAAAAGATGATTCAACTTCCAGAGGTGAAGATTGTTGAG GTCCTTTTGGAGTTTGTGGGTGTTAAAAACTTACCAGAGGGACACAAGGGATGCCACTTTGTCAGATTCAGTAAAGAGCAGCCAGATGTATTCTTCAATGATAAGCAAAAACTAACTATTCTGTCAGAATCTAAAGAAAAACAGGTTGTTTCTTTACAGTGTGAACCTAAGGGAAAGCTGATCTTTGAACTTATTTCACATTCACCTTCTGATTTTCTCGTAAAGGAGGCATTTAAGACAATAGGTACTGCTTCATTATCTTTACAAGACTTTCTGAACCCAGTTTCTAAGCTTGCTGTCGAAAAATGGGTAGAATTGCAGCCAAGTTCTGGCAATTTGAGTTCAAAGCCAATCTGCCTGCGAATTGCTGTCTCATGTACTGTTCCCATCCAAGCACCATATTTGCTGCGCATGGTTCCCTCACAGTCACTACCTTTAAGGGTTCAGCATGCTAAAATCTGGACTCACATCACTGATGAAAATGATAGTGAGATCATCAGCCTGCAAATGAG GGACTCAACAAATGCAAAGACAACAGACAAGAGCATACTCAAGAAGCAAGTAGTAGGTGCTATGAAATCTGGTGAGACACGTGATCTCGCAGAGTTTATGAGGACCCATTGGTCTTTAATTGATTCTCAGTGGTGCCttagttttaaaagaaaatctgATGAAGATGGTCATTTCTGTGAGCTCATTGGCAGTAGGATG GTAAAAATCTTTCATGGCAGAAAACTGGATTTTGAGCGCAAACACTGTGAGAAGCAAAGAAATGAACGAGATTTTTTTACTGCAGTTGAATTTTCTGCAGAGTATCCTTATGGCAAAGCAGTAGCATTGTTCGACTTGAAGTCTGCCGCTGTCAAG GTGAAAGAAGAGTGGTTGGTGTTGCCTGCAATCATTTCAGCTTTTATACTTGCTgatatttttaacaataaagGGTATGGAGGCTTCATGGTTAATGGTGAAAATTTGGAGGAGTTGGATGGTAATGTGGAAAAGGTTAATGGGTTCCATGTGGAAGCCAAACAAATCAAGCAGTCTACTTCTATAGAACGTAAACTGGTGTTGGATGTGGAGGCATCAAAGTGTGGAGGCTGTGGTGGCGGCTGTGGTGGTGGATGCGGGAACATGGTAAAAAGTGGAGGCTGTGGTGGCGGCTGTGGTGGTGGATGCGGGAACATGGTAAAAGGTGGAGGCTGTGGAGGCGGCTGTGGTGGTGGATGTGGGAACATGATAAAGAGTGGAGGCTGTGGAGGTGGTTGTGGAGGCTGCGGTGGTGGTGGTTGTGGTGGATGTGGAAGCATGGTGAAGAGTGGCGGCTGTGGTGGATGTGGAAGCATGGTAAAGAGTGGCGGCTGTGGTGGATGTGGAAGCATGGTGAAGAGTGGTGGCTGTGGTGGATGTGGAAGCATGGTGAAGAGTGGTGGCTGTGGTGGATGTGGAAACATGATCAAGGGCGATGGTGATGGGTTTGGAGTTGGAGATATGGTGGAGAATAGAACATCACATGAAACCAATGTTGGTCACTCCCACATTGATTCTTCACCCAGAGAATCACCCACCTATATAAGTGAAGCAATAGCCGCATGA